The genomic window TTTGGGGGCTGTCCATTttaattcctgacgttcaaaaagtgctgtcttgcagccaagtttggaTAAATGATTTTagattgtagtttttatttgagATTGGCTATTTAATCTTTGTACCCTTTTATTCAAAGTCGTTCTATCGTTATTGAATTATCATAAAATGGCGAAGGACCAGGAGTTGATGAAATGTTGGCTTAACTAATGCCGGCCATACACGCTAAGGTCTACCTGGAAGAATAACCAGGAGCCGATACCTAGCGGGTGAGTGCAACCTTactaaatatgaaaattaataaagaattcCACTTTAAAGTAAAATGTAGTACTTAAAATGCAAATCTGTTTCTTTGTCACTTCTGTGGTAATGGAGGGATATGGTGGTAGAGAgggaccaaagaaacgatgttTGGATGGTGTGAAAGTCAATATTCCTAGAAATAATGGTTCATATGAggtgacggcagatagaagaccaaaaacataattgaaataaGGGCAGAAAGTTAATGATGATGTAACTTTTATAGCACGAATGTTAAATACCGTTTTTTACTGGAAAAGTATGTGTACATTAGTGCTAAGGATATTGGTGTAGTAAGTGGAATGCTGCCCTAAAGGTAAATACACTACTGTGTGAAagagctgtatttttttttacatattttagacAATTTTATCACGACATTCCGCATAAACTACAAATGATTAAAGGTTTGAAATGTTTACAGCACCATATTatgcataataaaaaaaatatttctgtatgaTAATCCTGAATAACTTGGTATAAATTGTGAGCTCCGGCATTCAGACACCAATTTCGAGTTATCAGTATGGTCACATCGTGCGCAGTGTTAGCTGTTGTGCTGTGTGCACTAGCAGTTGTCGCTGTCGATAGACCGCATCCACTCTCTGATGAATATATACAAGAGATTAATTTGAAGCAAAACTCTTGGAAAGCCGGCAGAAATTTTGGACCTAATATCTCTTTGTCATACATTAGATATCTACTGGGCGTACGCGTTGATGAAATTATTAGTTTACCAATAATGAAACATGACGCCGAACTTATTGCAAGTCTTCCGGAGACCTTCCACCCGAGTGACAAATGGCCAAACTGTCCTTCCTTAAACGAGATCAGAGACCAAGGTGTGTGCGGCAGCTGTTGGGCGTTTGGTGCTGTAGAAGCCATGACGGACCGGTACTGTATACACTCCAATCAGACACAAAATTTCCATTTCTCAGCTCAAGACCTTTTGAGTTGTTGTGAATATTGTGGGTCAGGTTGCAATGGAGGTTCACCACAGTCAGCTTGGCTCTACTGGAAGTACTATGGTATTGTGTCAGGAGGAAATTACAACTCAAGTTTGGGCTGTCAGCCATACGGAATCGCTGCCTGTGAACACCACGTACCAGGCCCGTTGCCACAGTGTAACGGTTCAGTTCCCACTCCAAAATGCGAAAAGTCTTGTGAATCTGGTTACGATACAGAATACGAAACGGATAAACGCCGCGGTAAAGAAGTTTATGCATTAAGATCTAACGAGGATGACATAAAAGCTGAACTATTCAAAAATGGTCCTGTTGAAGCTAGCTTTGGTGTATACTCAGATTTTCCTCATTATAAGCATGGAGTTTATGTAAAATTACCAAACGCCACACGTCTTGGAGGACACgctattaaaatattaggttGGGGAGTGGAGAATGGTCAGAAGTATTGGCTTGCTGCTAATTCTTGGAATCCGGACTGGGGCGATAAAGGATTCTTTAAAATACTACGCGGAGAAAACCACTGCGGTATAGAAAATGGAGTTGTAGCAGGTATACCCCTTATACAATGAAATGCATTGTgaaaaaatgaataatttgcattattgttttaacaataaagaaatgggcatgtattttatttttttatttcacattatGTTTTTAGGATTCCTTAGTTAACTAGGAGCCCTTATAGTTTCGCcatgtccgtccgtccgtccgcggTTAATCTTACTGACCGTTAGCACTAGAGAGCTGAGGTACCTACTCCATTGTATATCGATCACGCCgacaaagtacaaaaataaatagtgggtacaaatgttttattagggTACTAGGGTACCCCGTACACGTAAAGTGGGAGtgcattttttttcattacaacCCTATCGTGTGATATattgttgaatatttaaaattatgttttaaattaagtttttgacaaaaaaatacgaATTCATTTATAAACTAAGTTTGTAGTTCAACAGTATttgcaacatattttttaactttctttccatattttataatccttaatgtattttctttcaaagaaaaaaaataaatattgaaatcggttcacGCAATCCAAATTGACCTCCGAAAACCCATCATACATAACCAATCCAGTTTTTACAGAGTTGTAACTTAATATCACGAGAGATTTTGCCGTACATTGGGCTTCTTCGAGCTGTTAAGATTTTTTCTGAGATAATGGGGTTGGGTTAGGTAAGGGCTATACCTCtacggaagaatttggattcccgcagccccgcgcccacgtgcaAGGAGAGCACAGGGGGttttagccagtaagagtccggcacaacCATCCGCCTtcccccaggcggaggaagtccatgaggatttcattctaaaaaataaaatatttatgggcTGTACTCGGGAAACTGCAATAAGAGCGTATCCGGCCACGCTGTTGGACATTGGGACATTGAACGTG from Helicoverpa armigera isolate CAAS_96S chromosome 2, ASM3070526v1, whole genome shotgun sequence includes these protein-coding regions:
- the LOC126055238 gene encoding cathepsin B; the protein is MVTSCAVLAVVLCALAVVAVDRPHPLSDEYIQEINLKQNSWKAGRNFGPNISLSYIRYLLGVRVDEIISLPIMKHDAELIASLPETFHPSDKWPNCPSLNEIRDQGVCGSCWAFGAVEAMTDRYCIHSNQTQNFHFSAQDLLSCCEYCGSGCNGGSPQSAWLYWKYYGIVSGGNYNSSLGCQPYGIAACEHHVPGPLPQCNGSVPTPKCEKSCESGYDTEYETDKRRGKEVYALRSNEDDIKAELFKNGPVEASFGVYSDFPHYKHGVYVKLPNATRLGGHAIKILGWGVENGQKYWLAANSWNPDWGDKGFFKILRGENHCGIENGVVAGIPLIQ